A part of Vibrio sp. B1FLJ16 genomic DNA contains:
- the lepA gene encoding translation elongation factor 4: MKHIRNFSIIAHIDHGKSTLSDRLIQVCGGLSDREMAAQVLDSMDLERERGITIKSQSVTLNYTAKDGETYQLNFIDTPGHVDFAYEVSRSLAACEGALLVVDAGQGVEAQTLANCYTAIEMDLEVVPILNKIDLPAADPERVAEEIEEIVGIDAMEATRCSAKTGLGVEDVLENIVSAIPAPEGDPDAPLQALIIDSWFDNYLGVVSLVRIKNGSLKKNDKIKVMSTGQTWGVDRLGIFTPKQVDTDVLNTGEVGWVVCGIKDILGAPVGDTLTLAKNGSDKPLPGFKKVKPQVYAGLFPVSSDDYENFRDALGKLSLNDASLFYEPENSAALGFGFRCGFLGMLHMEIIQERLEREYDLDLITTAPTVVYEVEQTDGTLLYVDSPAKLPAVNDIEEIREPIARCNILVPADYLGNVITLCVEKRGLQVDMVYHGNQVAVTYDIPMAEVVLDFFDRLKSTSRGYASLDYNFQRFEASNMVRVDVLLNGDKVDALALITHKDQSQTRGRQLVEKMKEFIPRQMFDIAIQAAIGNHIIARSTVKQLRKNVIAKCYGGDVSRKKKLLKKQKEGKKRMKQIGNVELPQEAFLAILHVGKD; the protein is encoded by the coding sequence ATGAAGCACATTCGTAACTTTTCGATTATCGCCCACATCGACCATGGTAAGTCGACCCTATCAGACCGTTTAATCCAAGTTTGTGGAGGGTTGAGCGATCGTGAAATGGCCGCACAGGTTCTGGATTCTATGGATCTTGAACGTGAGCGTGGTATCACCATTAAATCTCAGAGTGTGACGCTAAACTACACCGCTAAAGACGGTGAAACATACCAGCTGAACTTCATCGATACTCCGGGACACGTAGACTTTGCATACGAAGTATCACGTTCTCTGGCGGCTTGTGAAGGCGCGCTATTGGTTGTTGACGCAGGTCAGGGTGTAGAAGCGCAGACACTAGCAAACTGTTACACCGCGATCGAAATGGATCTGGAAGTTGTGCCAATCCTGAACAAGATCGACCTGCCAGCTGCTGATCCAGAACGTGTTGCTGAAGAAATCGAAGAAATCGTTGGTATCGATGCGATGGAAGCGACCCGATGTTCAGCGAAAACAGGCTTGGGCGTTGAAGACGTACTGGAAAACATTGTATCAGCGATTCCAGCGCCAGAAGGTGATCCAGACGCACCGCTACAAGCACTGATTATCGACTCATGGTTTGATAACTACCTTGGCGTAGTTTCTTTAGTGCGAATCAAAAACGGTTCACTGAAGAAGAACGACAAGATCAAAGTAATGAGCACTGGTCAAACTTGGGGTGTAGACCGTTTGGGTATCTTCACACCTAAGCAAGTAGATACAGATGTTCTGAATACTGGCGAAGTAGGCTGGGTGGTTTGTGGTATTAAAGACATTCTCGGCGCGCCAGTAGGTGATACGCTGACATTGGCGAAAAACGGCAGTGATAAGCCACTACCAGGCTTTAAGAAAGTTAAACCTCAGGTATACGCGGGTTTGTTCCCAGTATCATCTGATGACTACGAAAACTTCCGTGATGCTCTAGGTAAACTAAGCCTGAATGATGCCTCATTGTTCTACGAGCCAGAAAACTCGGCAGCACTAGGCTTTGGTTTCCGCTGTGGCTTCCTTGGTATGCTGCACATGGAAATCATCCAGGAGCGTCTTGAGCGTGAATACGATCTAGACCTAATTACTACGGCACCGACGGTAGTATATGAAGTGGAGCAAACGGACGGCACACTTCTGTATGTGGACAGCCCGGCTAAGTTGCCTGCGGTAAACGATATTGAAGAAATTCGTGAGCCAATTGCACGTTGTAACATCCTGGTACCAGCAGATTACCTAGGTAACGTAATCACACTGTGTGTGGAGAAGCGTGGTCTTCAGGTTGATATGGTTTACCACGGTAACCAGGTGGCAGTAACTTACGATATTCCAATGGCAGAAGTAGTACTCGATTTCTTCGATCGTCTGAAGTCAACTTCTCGTGGTTACGCGTCTCTGGATTACAACTTCCAGCGTTTTGAAGCATCAAACATGGTTCGTGTTGATGTTCTTCTAAACGGCGACAAAGTGGATGCTCTAGCGCTGATCACTCACAAAGACCAGTCTCAGACGCGTGGTCGTCAGCTAGTTGAGAAGATGAAAGAGTTCATCCCTCGTCAGATGTTCGATATTGCGATTCAGGCGGCGATCGGTAACCACATCATCGCGCGTTCAACGGTTAAACAGTTACGTAAGAACGTAATCGCGAAATGTTACGGTGGTGACGTGAGCCGTAAGAAGAAACTTCTGAAGAAACAGAAAGAAGGTAAGAAACGTATGAAGCAGATTGGTAACGTAGAACTGCCTCAAGAAGCGTTCTTGGCTATTCTTCACGTAGGCAAAGACTAG
- a CDS encoding SoxR reducing system RseC family protein has protein sequence MMTALATVTGVQRRGKQYEIDLSCEQQTSCSSCSSQKSCGTGVVTKAIGNKSLSWHLRSDKSVHVGQVVEIGFPESSLIKSAMAVYLLPLIGLIFGALIGHFVLAPVTAGGEGIIILASVMFAAAGVWLAKLVSRPLEDESERQVTLIRVLGDPIL, from the coding sequence ATGATGACCGCGTTAGCAACGGTGACAGGTGTTCAGCGTCGTGGTAAGCAATATGAGATTGATCTGAGCTGCGAGCAGCAAACCAGTTGTAGCAGCTGCTCATCGCAAAAAAGCTGTGGTACAGGCGTGGTGACTAAAGCCATTGGTAATAAAAGCTTGTCATGGCATTTACGCTCAGATAAATCCGTGCACGTCGGGCAGGTGGTTGAAATCGGTTTTCCAGAATCTAGTCTGATCAAATCCGCCATGGCAGTGTATCTGCTGCCACTAATCGGCTTAATTTTTGGTGCTTTGATTGGTCATTTCGTATTAGCACCTGTTACCGCTGGTGGCGAGGGGATTATCATTCTCGCTTCAGTAATGTTCGCGGCTGCTGGCGTGTGGTTAGCGAAACTTGTTTCACGACCACTGGAAGACGAATCAGAGCGTCAGGTCACACTGATTCGTGTCCTTGGTGATCCCATCCTGTAG
- the rseB gene encoding sigma-E factor regulatory protein RseB, with translation MKKFLISACALFSMMSSQAFAGDKPAEALLHQMSEASKNLSYELSYILIKKTSIEPLLYRHATHGEDQYAHLVYLSGPVREVIRRGREVSYIETGAEPFTIESGNMVAPTIPMLNTDIDELNLYYDYVQVGRAREAGVATEVLRIVPKDGLRYSYILWIDENSKLPLRADLIDRDGEILEQYRTISYTVNPKISELMSGLADVQLPAVLTMPKGDVSTSDWVVSWTPDGFEPNELNRYRMAVSDQMVESQMYSDGLFNFSVYVASKDEHSLKGQLVRQGRRTLHSYVNGDYEISVVGDIPPATAQRIAQSVTFKVTSN, from the coding sequence ATGAAAAAATTTCTGATCAGCGCTTGCGCTCTGTTCAGTATGATGTCTTCGCAAGCCTTTGCTGGTGACAAGCCAGCGGAGGCTTTATTGCATCAAATGAGCGAGGCGAGTAAGAATTTAAGTTACGAACTCTCTTATATTCTCATCAAAAAGACCAGTATTGAGCCTTTGCTGTACCGTCATGCTACGCACGGTGAAGATCAATATGCCCATCTTGTCTATCTCAGCGGTCCTGTACGTGAAGTGATTCGCCGTGGCCGAGAGGTCAGCTACATCGAAACCGGCGCAGAACCTTTCACTATTGAATCGGGGAATATGGTTGCACCGACTATTCCGATGCTGAACACTGATATTGATGAACTTAACCTGTATTACGATTACGTGCAGGTCGGACGAGCCCGTGAAGCGGGAGTGGCGACTGAGGTTTTGCGTATTGTACCCAAAGATGGTTTACGTTATTCCTATATCCTCTGGATAGATGAAAACAGCAAGTTACCGCTAAGAGCTGATCTAATCGACCGTGACGGAGAGATTCTGGAACAGTACCGCACCATTTCTTACACAGTGAACCCAAAAATCTCTGAACTGATGAGTGGGCTAGCAGACGTTCAGCTTCCTGCAGTTCTGACTATGCCTAAAGGCGATGTCAGTACCAGTGACTGGGTGGTCAGCTGGACTCCTGATGGTTTTGAGCCTAACGAGCTTAATCGCTACCGCATGGCAGTAAGTGATCAGATGGTAGAAAGCCAAATGTATTCCGATGGCCTGTTCAATTTCTCAGTCTATGTCGCAAGCAAAGATGAACACTCTTTGAAAGGTCAGCTTGTTCGCCAGGGGCGAAGAACGCTGCACAGCTACGTAAATGGTGACTATGAAATCTCTGTCGTGGGTGACATTCCGCCAGCCACTGCGCAGCGCATCGCCCAATCGGTCACCTTTAAAGTAACCAGTAATTAG
- a CDS encoding sigma-E factor negative regulatory protein, producing MADKEKLSALMDGELIDKALIQELEQDQERREAWQNYHLIGDVMRGEAPANPEWNIAESVALALEDEPVHRAVDSHSANVISIADAPKESQPEPQKAKRQLPGWLTQFGQVAVAACVSLVVILGVQQYGGSDSNAPQAEQLPVLQTIPFAGSAEPVSLTRESVERSMGEANMQEQRKRVHAMLRDYELQLRINSDASQQDVPVTPDVE from the coding sequence ATGGCTGACAAAGAAAAACTTTCAGCTCTCATGGATGGAGAATTGATCGATAAGGCTTTAATTCAAGAGTTAGAGCAAGATCAAGAGCGCCGTGAAGCTTGGCAGAACTATCACCTTATTGGTGATGTGATGCGAGGTGAAGCGCCAGCAAATCCTGAGTGGAATATTGCTGAAAGCGTGGCGTTAGCGTTAGAAGACGAGCCAGTGCATCGTGCTGTCGACTCGCACAGTGCAAACGTGATTTCAATCGCGGATGCGCCAAAAGAGTCGCAACCAGAACCACAGAAAGCCAAGCGTCAACTACCAGGTTGGTTGACTCAATTTGGTCAGGTAGCGGTTGCTGCTTGTGTATCCTTGGTTGTCATTTTAGGTGTGCAGCAGTACGGCGGTAGTGATTCTAATGCCCCTCAAGCTGAGCAGTTACCTGTATTGCAGACTATTCCGTTTGCAGGTAGTGCAGAGCCAGTGAGTTTAACCCGTGAGTCTGTAGAGCGCTCAATGGGTGAAGCAAATATGCAGGAGCAACGTAAGCGTGTTCATGCTATGCTACGAGACTACGAATTACAGTTAAGAATTAACAGTGACGCATCTCAACAAGATGTGCCTGTGACTCCGGATGTTGAATGA
- the rpoE gene encoding RNA polymerase sigma factor RpoE → MNEQLTDQVLIERVQNGDKQAFNLLVTKYQNKVCNLISRYVSNPGDVPDVAQEAFIKAYRAIPSFRGESAFYTWLYRIAVNTAKNHIVAQGRRPPATDVDAEEAEFYETGNALKEISNPENLTLSKELQRVVFSAIEALPEDLKTAMTLRELDGLSYEEIAEVMDCPVGTVRSRIFRAREAVEKRIKPLMQR, encoded by the coding sequence ATGAACGAGCAGCTGACCGATCAAGTATTGATTGAGCGAGTTCAGAATGGCGATAAGCAAGCATTCAACCTGTTAGTGACAAAGTATCAGAACAAGGTTTGTAATCTTATTTCCAGATATGTAAGTAATCCTGGTGATGTTCCAGATGTAGCACAAGAAGCGTTTATCAAAGCTTACCGAGCGATTCCCAGCTTTCGCGGGGAGAGTGCGTTCTATACTTGGCTATATCGCATTGCAGTGAATACTGCGAAAAATCACATTGTGGCTCAAGGGCGAAGACCCCCTGCGACGGATGTTGATGCTGAAGAAGCTGAATTTTACGAAACAGGTAATGCACTTAAAGAAATTTCGAACCCTGAGAACTTAACGTTGTCCAAAGAACTGCAACGGGTAGTGTTCAGCGCAATCGAAGCTTTACCTGAAGATTTAAAAACCGCAATGACCCTGCGAGAGCTTGATGGCTTGAGCTATGAGGAAATTGCTGAAGTAATGGATTGCCCGGTAGGAACGGTACGCTCACGTATCTTCCGTGCTCGTGAAGCGGTGGAAAAGAGAATAAAACCTCTGATGCAGCGCTAG
- the nadB gene encoding L-aspartate oxidase gives MNTNREHECDVLVVGSGAAGLSLALRVANHCKVMVLSKGPRSEGATYYAQGGIAAVFDESDTIDSHVEDTQIAGDGICDEETVRFIAEHSKECVQWLIDGGVPFDREDDDSDEEPRYHLTREGGHSRRRILHAADATGMAMQTSLQDNAHNHPNIHVLERHNALDLITEDKVGGDKNKVIGAYIWNRNEEHVETVRAKFVVLATGGASKVYQYTSNPDVSSGDGIAIAWRAGCRVANLEFNQFHPTCLFHPEARNFLLTEALRGEGAYLRRPDGSRFMPDFDERKELAPRDVVARAIDFEMKRLGADCMYLDISHKPADFITKHFPTIYSRLMDLGIDMTKEPIPIVPAAHYTCGGVIVDQNGHTDLKNLYAIGEVSYTGLHGANRMASNSLLECVVYAWSAAKDILKHLSEVSLASQLPCWDESQVTNSDEEVIIQHNWHELRLFMWDYMGIVRTDKRLERALRRIQMLQQETHEYYSNFRVSNNLLELRNLLQVAELMVRCAMQRKESRGLHYTLDYPNQLESSGPTILTPTKQLNQQ, from the coding sequence ATGAACACAAATCGTGAACATGAATGTGATGTGTTAGTGGTAGGGAGTGGGGCTGCAGGCTTGTCGTTGGCTTTGCGTGTCGCAAACCACTGTAAGGTAATGGTTCTCAGTAAAGGACCACGAAGCGAAGGCGCGACGTATTACGCTCAGGGCGGCATTGCTGCGGTGTTCGATGAGTCAGATACGATTGACTCTCACGTAGAAGACACCCAAATCGCAGGCGATGGAATATGTGATGAAGAGACCGTAAGATTCATCGCTGAACATTCAAAAGAGTGTGTACAGTGGCTGATTGATGGTGGTGTTCCATTTGATCGCGAAGATGATGATTCTGACGAAGAACCTCGTTACCACCTGACCCGTGAAGGTGGCCACAGCCGTAGACGTATTCTGCATGCTGCAGATGCAACGGGCATGGCGATGCAAACTTCCCTGCAAGACAACGCTCACAACCATCCCAATATTCATGTTCTCGAGCGTCATAACGCGCTGGATCTTATCACTGAAGATAAAGTGGGTGGTGATAAGAATAAGGTTATTGGTGCCTACATCTGGAACCGCAACGAAGAGCACGTAGAAACCGTTCGTGCCAAGTTTGTTGTTCTGGCAACTGGCGGCGCTTCAAAGGTTTATCAGTACACTTCAAACCCGGATGTTTCCTCTGGTGATGGCATTGCCATTGCCTGGCGCGCTGGCTGTCGCGTCGCAAACTTGGAATTTAATCAATTCCACCCAACCTGCCTGTTCCACCCGGAGGCACGTAACTTCCTGCTCACGGAAGCACTACGCGGTGAAGGCGCGTACTTACGTCGTCCAGATGGCTCTCGCTTTATGCCAGACTTCGATGAACGTAAAGAGTTAGCGCCGCGCGATGTCGTTGCTCGCGCTATTGACTTTGAAATGAAGCGCCTCGGTGCTGATTGCATGTATCTCGACATCAGCCATAAACCGGCTGACTTCATTACTAAGCACTTCCCGACCATCTACTCACGCTTGATGGACTTAGGGATCGACATGACCAAAGAGCCTATCCCTATAGTTCCTGCTGCGCACTATACCTGTGGTGGTGTGATTGTTGATCAGAACGGGCATACAGACCTGAAGAATCTATATGCGATAGGTGAAGTAAGCTACACTGGTCTGCACGGTGCCAACCGTATGGCTTCAAACTCACTATTGGAGTGCGTGGTCTACGCCTGGTCTGCCGCAAAAGACATTCTTAAACACCTGTCAGAAGTGAGCTTAGCTTCTCAATTACCTTGCTGGGATGAAAGTCAGGTCACCAACAGTGATGAAGAAGTGATTATTCAGCATAACTGGCATGAGCTGCGCCTGTTTATGTGGGACTACATGGGCATTGTACGTACAGATAAACGCTTGGAGCGTGCGTTGCGCCGTATTCAAATGCTGCAACAAGAAACACACGAATACTACAGTAACTTCCGTGTATCCAATAACTTGCTTGAGCTGCGCAACCTGCTGCAAGTCGCTGAACTCATGGTGCGCTGTGCGATGCAACGCAAAGAGAGCCGCGGTTTGCACTACACCCTGGATTATCCGAATCAACTGGAAAGCAGCGGGCCGACGATCCTCACACCTACCAAGCAGCTGAATCAGCAGTAG
- a CDS encoding succinate dehydrogenase assembly factor 2 translates to MYTPEEKARIKWACRRGMLELDVVIMPFFEECFDALSEQEQHDFVSLLECDDPDLFTWIMGHGRSENLGHASMVDKIVAHNLSKVR, encoded by the coding sequence ATGTACACTCCGGAAGAAAAGGCGCGTATTAAATGGGCTTGCCGTCGAGGTATGCTTGAGCTTGATGTGGTGATTATGCCGTTTTTTGAAGAGTGCTTTGATGCGCTGAGTGAACAGGAGCAGCATGACTTTGTTTCTTTGCTTGAATGTGATGACCCTGATTTGTTTACATGGATTATGGGACATGGCCGTAGTGAAAATCTAGGTCACGCATCGATGGTCGATAAAATTGTCGCCCACAACCTCAGCAAAGTTCGTTAA
- the ygfZ gene encoding tRNA-modifying protein YgfZ: protein MEWQTRFSALPLSTQDALPELSISLLDNLGMITMVGDDKKSYLHGQVTCDVVSLEKDQSTLGAHCDAKGKVWSVFRLFHHHDGYGMIQPKTALEVELTEIKKYAVFSKVTIEQSSEVILGVSGVKADNFIASLTEETGNVRGINGGTAVKVEDNRWLLAVSNEAAQAIVETSDATLTNNQLWNRFDIEAGLPFVSSSAQNEHIPQALNLQALGGISFTKGCYTGQETVARAKYRGINKRAMYIVKGVITSDLNEPVELERSVGENWRSVGALQAHYQFSDNQAIGLIVLPNNLDEDTRLRLVSQPECEWSIEALPYSLDDE from the coding sequence ATGGAATGGCAAACCCGCTTTTCAGCACTACCCCTCTCAACTCAAGATGCATTACCTGAGCTTTCTATCTCATTATTAGACAACTTAGGCATGATCACCATGGTCGGTGATGATAAAAAATCGTACTTACATGGCCAGGTAACCTGTGATGTCGTTTCGCTTGAAAAAGACCAGTCAACACTGGGCGCGCATTGCGATGCTAAAGGCAAAGTGTGGAGTGTTTTTCGTTTGTTCCATCATCACGATGGCTACGGCATGATCCAACCGAAAACAGCCCTTGAAGTTGAACTAACAGAAATTAAGAAATACGCCGTATTTTCAAAAGTCACCATCGAGCAATCAAGCGAGGTTATTCTTGGCGTGTCTGGCGTTAAGGCCGACAACTTTATCGCAAGTTTGACTGAAGAAACGGGCAACGTGCGAGGAATTAACGGTGGCACTGCAGTAAAAGTTGAAGATAATCGCTGGTTACTAGCCGTAAGCAATGAGGCTGCACAAGCAATAGTTGAAACAAGCGATGCAACCCTGACAAACAATCAGTTGTGGAACCGTTTCGATATTGAAGCTGGACTGCCATTTGTGTCTTCAAGTGCACAAAACGAACACATACCTCAGGCTCTCAACCTTCAAGCGCTGGGTGGAATCAGCTTTACTAAGGGCTGTTACACTGGCCAAGAAACCGTCGCGCGCGCCAAATATCGCGGCATCAACAAACGAGCTATGTACATCGTAAAAGGTGTAATCACGTCAGACTTAAACGAACCTGTTGAATTAGAACGAAGCGTAGGAGAAAACTGGCGTTCTGTCGGTGCCCTGCAGGCTCACTACCAGTTTAGCGACAACCAGGCTATCGGTTTGATTGTGTTACCAAACAACCTAGATGAAGACACGCGTTTGCGTTTGGTTTCTCAACCTGAATGTGAATGGAGCATCGAAGCACTACCTTATAGCTTGGATGATGAGTAA
- a CDS encoding YbaK/EbsC family protein, with amino-acid sequence MSNPIHTPLMQFLSEQNIQYRLLPHQRPATTIEDVAQQRGIRPSQMVKAILLRDMGNLYALACAPGDRSVDPKKVRVLLQSRRMTCVDQTDVESITGYKIGTVTPLLLKRHMPVVFDPSLFEEGEVTISSGDRMAGLALSIDDLAKLCQPIVADICR; translated from the coding sequence ATGAGTAATCCCATTCATACCCCTTTGATGCAATTCCTGTCTGAGCAGAACATCCAGTACAGGTTACTGCCACATCAAAGACCCGCCACGACCATTGAGGATGTCGCACAACAACGCGGCATTCGTCCTTCTCAGATGGTAAAAGCGATCCTGCTGCGTGACATGGGAAACCTTTATGCACTGGCTTGTGCACCTGGTGATCGCAGTGTCGATCCTAAAAAAGTACGCGTGCTTCTGCAGTCTCGGCGCATGACTTGCGTTGATCAAACCGATGTTGAAAGCATTACAGGATATAAAATTGGCACGGTGACACCGCTATTACTTAAGCGTCATATGCCTGTGGTATTTGACCCAAGTCTTTTTGAGGAAGGGGAAGTCACCATCAGTAGCGGTGATCGAATGGCCGGACTTGCTTTATCCATCGATGATCTTGCCAAATTATGTCAGCCAATCGTGGCTGATATTTGTCGATAG
- a CDS encoding DUF1107 domain-containing protein — protein sequence MRLFKRYTPGMIAKHISRLFKGRIYIYGVGRFEFDNGKLMIPEKAEQRHFRAVKEINQEIMKLRCAYA from the coding sequence ATGAGACTGTTTAAGCGCTATACTCCAGGTATGATTGCTAAACATATAAGTCGTCTTTTTAAAGGAAGAATTTATATTTACGGAGTCGGTAGGTTCGAGTTTGATAACGGTAAGTTGATGATCCCTGAAAAAGCGGAACAACGTCATTTCAGAGCAGTAAAAGAGATCAACCAGGAAATCATGAAGCTCCGGTGCGCATATGCTTAG
- a CDS encoding FAD-dependent 2-octaprenylphenol hydroxylase encodes MMQSVDIAIIGGGMVGLALAAAFRDSDLRIAVIEGSVPDQQLNELPDVRVSALSRSSETILRKLGAWSGIEQRRASPYYGMEVWEQDSFAKIEFDAQSMAQPDLGHIVENRVIQLALLEQVQKLDNVTLFMPARCATLAVGEQESWLTLDNGQAMTAKLVVGADGANSWLRNQVDIPLTHWDYGHSALVANVRTTEPHNNIARQIFTPHGPLALLPMSQPNMCSIVWSTEPDRAEQLLAMDEHDFNKALTSEFDARLGLCEVLGERAAFPLKMRYARDFVTERVALVGDAAHTIHPLAGQGVNLGLLDAASLAQEVLMLWKQGQDIGSKRNLRSYERWRKAEAAKMIAAMQGFRDLFSGENPAKKLVRGIGLSLAGQLPGAKDEIMKRALGLKGHLPELARQ; translated from the coding sequence ATGATGCAAAGTGTAGATATCGCCATCATTGGCGGCGGGATGGTTGGATTGGCGCTTGCCGCCGCATTCAGGGACAGTGACCTTCGTATCGCTGTTATCGAAGGAAGCGTGCCTGATCAGCAACTTAATGAGTTACCCGACGTGCGTGTTTCTGCATTGAGCCGCTCTAGTGAAACTATATTGCGTAAGCTTGGTGCCTGGTCGGGAATAGAACAGCGACGAGCTTCACCGTATTACGGAATGGAAGTCTGGGAACAGGACAGCTTTGCCAAAATAGAGTTTGATGCACAAAGCATGGCACAGCCGGATCTTGGACATATTGTTGAAAACAGAGTGATTCAGTTGGCGCTGCTCGAGCAGGTGCAAAAACTGGATAATGTTACTCTGTTTATGCCTGCTCGTTGCGCCACCCTTGCAGTTGGTGAACAGGAAAGCTGGCTGACATTGGACAATGGTCAGGCGATGACGGCAAAATTGGTGGTTGGCGCGGATGGCGCGAATTCCTGGCTGCGCAACCAAGTGGATATCCCGCTTACTCACTGGGATTACGGTCATAGTGCGTTGGTTGCGAACGTAAGAACGACAGAGCCGCACAATAACATTGCGCGTCAGATTTTCACGCCTCATGGTCCATTAGCATTGCTGCCGATGTCTCAGCCAAATATGTGTTCTATTGTATGGTCTACGGAGCCTGATCGGGCAGAGCAGCTGCTCGCGATGGATGAGCACGACTTCAATAAAGCGTTGACCAGCGAATTTGATGCGCGTCTTGGTCTGTGTGAGGTATTAGGTGAGCGAGCAGCTTTTCCTCTGAAAATGCGTTATGCACGTGACTTTGTCACAGAGCGTGTTGCGTTGGTCGGAGATGCTGCGCATACCATTCACCCATTAGCCGGACAGGGAGTGAACTTAGGTCTATTAGATGCAGCAAGCCTGGCGCAGGAAGTTTTGATGCTTTGGAAGCAAGGACAGGATATAGGTAGCAAGCGTAATCTTCGCAGTTATGAGCGCTGGCGTAAAGCCGAAGCTGCCAAGATGATTGCTGCTATGCAAGGCTTTCGCGATTTGTTCTCGGGTGAGAATCCGGCTAAAAAATTGGTTCGTGGAATTGGTTTGAGTCTAGCTGGGCAACTGCCGGGCGCGAAAGATGAAATCATGAAGCGGGCGCTTGGCCTGAAAGGGCATTTGCCTGAGCTAGCTCGTCAGTAG
- the ubiH gene encoding 2-octaprenyl-6-methoxyphenyl hydroxylase, with product MKQYDVVIAGGAMAGATLALAIEHLSQETLRIAVVEPFKAQSDAHPGFDSRSIALSYGTVNLLRHLQLWSVIEPFATSIEHIHVSDRSHAGMTEITRQEVGVEALGYVVELADVGRVYQDLLAKSACIDFFCPDSVTYIEREQEHTNVELSSGEKLVAKLLVAADGAVSQCCQQVGLELFEHDFEQVAVIANIVAQEAHQGRAFERFTENGPVALLPMSDNRMSLVWCLHPDEAETVLALSDSDFLARLQQDFGWRLGALKKVGQRASYPLLLRHRKQNISHRFAIVGNAAQTLHPIAGQGFNLGIRDVVSLAEEVVKQADDAGRYQGLMRFSQRREADRNETIWLTSALVHIFSNDLPAMRIGRNTALAAMDNLSIFKQPLLRHTLGLVKR from the coding sequence ATGAAGCAGTATGATGTAGTGATTGCTGGTGGTGCGATGGCTGGGGCTACGTTAGCTCTGGCGATTGAGCACTTATCTCAGGAGACGTTGCGAATTGCTGTTGTCGAGCCATTTAAGGCGCAGTCTGATGCCCATCCGGGCTTTGATTCACGCTCAATCGCGCTGTCTTACGGCACCGTTAATTTGTTGCGCCATTTACAGCTTTGGTCGGTCATTGAACCATTTGCGACTTCAATTGAGCATATTCATGTTTCTGACCGCTCTCATGCAGGGATGACGGAGATCACCAGGCAAGAGGTTGGGGTAGAAGCTTTGGGATATGTTGTGGAGCTGGCCGATGTAGGTCGTGTTTACCAAGACCTGCTTGCGAAAAGCGCTTGTATTGATTTCTTCTGTCCTGACTCCGTTACCTATATCGAGCGGGAACAAGAGCATACCAATGTCGAATTAAGTAGTGGTGAAAAGCTGGTTGCGAAGCTATTAGTTGCCGCTGATGGCGCGGTTTCACAGTGCTGCCAGCAAGTTGGCTTAGAACTCTTTGAACATGATTTCGAACAGGTAGCCGTCATTGCTAATATTGTTGCTCAAGAGGCTCATCAGGGGCGCGCATTTGAGCGCTTTACTGAGAATGGCCCTGTTGCGTTACTTCCGATGAGTGACAATCGAATGTCATTAGTGTGGTGTCTCCATCCGGATGAAGCTGAGACTGTTTTAGCCCTTTCTGACAGTGATTTTCTTGCGAGGCTGCAACAAGACTTTGGCTGGCGTTTAGGCGCTCTTAAGAAGGTAGGCCAACGCGCGAGTTATCCTCTGCTACTTCGCCATCGTAAGCAGAACATCTCTCACCGCTTTGCGATTGTGGGCAATGCCGCCCAGACACTTCATCCAATAGCGGGGCAAGGCTTTAATCTTGGGATCCGTGATGTGGTCTCTCTGGCTGAAGAAGTGGTCAAACAAGCTGATGATGCTGGGCGTTATCAGGGCTTAATGCGCTTTAGTCAGCGCCGCGAAGCTGACCGGAATGAGACAATCTGGCTAACGAGCGCGCTGGTTCATATTTTTTCCAATGATTTACCCGCGATGCGAATCGGGCGTAATACAGCCTTAGCCGCGATGGACAACCTTTCTATCTTTAAGCAGCCTTTGCTACGCCATACACTTGGTTTAGTGAAGCGATGA